The following nucleotide sequence is from Aneurinibacillus soli.
TATATGATTCATTATACAGGATGCATGGTGAATGATCACTTTGAAGAGGTATAATTGTACTACATCTGCAAGAAAGGAACGAAATATATGGAATCGGGACGAATTGAATTGTATATGCTCGCTGGATTTCTCGGTAGCGGGAAAAGCACGTTGCTCGCTCGCCTGCTAGAAGCAGAGAGCAAGCAAGGGCGGCGGATTGGAGTCATTATGAACGAAGTGGGCGAGATTAGCATTGATTCAGCGTACATACCGGATGGCATGCCGCTTGCGGAACTACTTGATGGCTGTGTGTGTTGTAGCATACAGGGAGAACTAACGATGCAGCTATATAAGATGGCGCAGACGTATGAGCTTGACGCCGTATATATCGAGGCGACGGGAGCCGCGCATCCGCTTGAAGTGCTCGACGCCTGCACGCATCCGTCGCTTGCACCGCTGTATGATATGCGTGCGATCGTAGGCGTGATCGACATGAAGCAGTGGCAAAACCGAGAGGAACTAAAAAAGCCGGTGAAGCAGTTACTTGAAGCGCATGCAAAGTACGCGGATATCATCATTGGCACGAAGCAAGATCGACTTACAGAAGTGGAACGATTAGCGGCGGCTAAAACCATAAAATCATTCCAGCCGGAAGCGATACACAGCTTTACATCGTATGCACAGATTGACACCGGTATCATAACCGGGTCGCTACCGCGCTATCGGACGGATCAGCCCCATGAGAAGACGCACGTTCACCAGCAT
It contains:
- a CDS encoding CobW family GTP-binding protein — translated: MESGRIELYMLAGFLGSGKSTLLARLLEAESKQGRRIGVIMNEVGEISIDSAYIPDGMPLAELLDGCVCCSIQGELTMQLYKMAQTYELDAVYIEATGAAHPLEVLDACTHPSLAPLYDMRAIVGVIDMKQWQNREELKKPVKQLLEAHAKYADIIIGTKQDRLTEVERLAAAKTIKSFQPEAIHSFTSYAQIDTGIITGSLPRYRTDQPHEKTHVHQHLHLRTYTRFLCSALPRMAFENWMRSLPPTVYRAKGFIHVTDTPRLFLFQYAYGEPMLIPYNSDRPCEDVLVFIGDNLDTDRIEQALTELEDAARSAQ